In one Streptomyces sp. NBC_01288 genomic region, the following are encoded:
- a CDS encoding arylamine N-acetyltransferase family protein, whose translation MADSDALDLDEYLTHIGWEGERRPGPATLRGVHLAHLWGIPFENLDAFRRTAPSLELPDLMAKLVRGRRGGYCYEHNTLLATALRALGFGVTLLAARVVVGTDRFESRPRTHMALLVEVPGDPQRYLADVGFGAIGGLLEPVPVVVGEEFEGAGRRHRLVQVPHRGPLDLLVLQAYDGGGGDGGDGGDGNGAWQPQYAFTLEPFEHVDFEVVNWHIATNPRSPFTKGLFVQRVTPDRHLLLHGRVLTETRADGAVSERELTDEGEVRRLLDEEFGIEAPEGMKLLS comes from the coding sequence ATGGCTGACAGCGATGCCCTCGACCTGGACGAATACCTCACGCACATCGGTTGGGAGGGCGAGCGGCGGCCCGGCCCGGCGACGCTGCGGGGCGTGCACCTCGCGCACCTGTGGGGCATCCCGTTCGAGAACCTGGACGCGTTCCGGCGCACGGCTCCCTCGCTCGAACTGCCGGATCTGATGGCCAAGTTGGTGCGCGGTCGGCGCGGTGGTTACTGCTACGAGCACAACACGCTGCTCGCCACCGCGCTGAGGGCGCTGGGCTTCGGGGTGACGTTGCTGGCGGCCCGGGTGGTCGTGGGCACGGACCGGTTCGAGAGCCGCCCGCGCACCCACATGGCGCTGCTGGTGGAGGTGCCGGGCGACCCGCAGCGGTACCTGGCCGATGTCGGGTTCGGGGCGATCGGGGGCCTGTTGGAGCCGGTACCGGTGGTGGTGGGCGAGGAGTTCGAGGGCGCGGGGCGCAGGCACCGGCTGGTCCAGGTGCCGCACCGAGGACCGCTGGACCTCCTCGTCCTCCAGGCGTACGACGGCGGTGGCGGCGACGGCGGCGACGGCGGCGACGGAAACGGAGCCTGGCAGCCGCAGTACGCCTTCACCCTGGAGCCCTTCGAGCACGTGGACTTCGAGGTCGTCAACTGGCACATCGCCACGAACCCGCGCTCCCCGTTCACCAAGGGCCTCTTCGTCCAGCGGGTCACCCCTGACCGCCATCTCCTGCTCCACGGGCGCGTGTTGACCGAGACGAGGGCCGACGGTGCCGTGAGCGAGCGGGAGTTGACGGACGAGGGGGAGGTACGGCGGTTGCTGGACGAGGAGTTCGGGATCGAGGCGCCGGAGGGGATGAAGCTGCTCAGCTGA